One genomic window of Camelina sativa cultivar DH55 chromosome 5, Cs, whole genome shotgun sequence includes the following:
- the LOC104786542 gene encoding cytochrome b561 domain-containing protein At2g30890-like isoform X1, translated as MIIKAKLCILCFHFKPHEIMDIHHHLFFTLLLLLLPLSSAQENTRSLVIDVNGPVETSPISEQKLNPKLVYEIKVHGFMLWASMGVLMPIGIISIRLMSIKDQSSITLRRLFFLHVSSQMVAVILVTIGAIMSVKNFNNSFNNHHQRLGIGLYVIVWFQALLGFLRPPRGGKARRKWFLGHWISGTSIAILGIINIYTGLHAYTKKTSTSAKLWTILFTAQLSSIVLFYLVQDKWSYIQSQTTFNRNQSVDHNSNISAAENGHVEEVDEIKQSY; from the exons ATGATAATCAAAGCTAAACTATGTATTCTTTGTTTCCACTTCAAACCACATGAAATCATGGACATTCATCATCacctcttcttcactctcctccttctccttcttcccctAAGCTCCGCTCAAGAAAACACCAGAAGCTTGGTCATTGATGTCAATGGTCCAGTCGAAACTTCTCCTATCTCCGAG CAGAAACTAAATCCAAAGCTTGTGTACGAAATCAAAGTGCATGGCTTTATGCTTTGGGCATCGATGGGTGTTTTGATGCCAATTGGTATAATCTCTATCAGATTAATGTCTATCAAAGACCAATCTTCAATCACTCTTCGAcgactcttctttcttcatgtctCTTCTCAG ATGGTTGCAGTGATACTTGTGACAATAGGGGCAATCATGTCAGTAAAAAACTTCAACAATTCGTTCAATAATCATCACCAACGGCTAGGAATTGGACTTTATGTCATCGTGTGGTTCCAAGCTCTTCTTGGCTTCCTCCGACCTCCAAG GGGAGGAAAAGCTAGAAGGAAGTGGTTTTTAGGACACTGGATATCAGGAACATCAATTGCTATTCTTGGGATAATAAACATATACACAGGGTTACACGCTTACACCAAGAAGACATCAACAAGTGCTAAGCTTTGGACTATACTCTTCACTGCACAACTCTCTTCTATTGTTTTGTTCTATCTTGTCCAAGATAAGTGGTCTTACATCCAAAGCCAAACTACCTTTAACAGAAATCAATCCGTTGATCATAACAGCAACATCTCAGCCGCAGAGAATGGCCATGTAGAGGAGGTCGACGAAATTAAACAAAGCTATTAG
- the LOC104786542 gene encoding cytochrome b561 domain-containing protein At2g30890-like isoform X2: MIIKAKLCILCFHFKPHEIMDIHHHLFFTLLLLLLPLSSAQENTRSLVIDVNGPVETSPISEKLNPKLVYEIKVHGFMLWASMGVLMPIGIISIRLMSIKDQSSITLRRLFFLHVSSQMVAVILVTIGAIMSVKNFNNSFNNHHQRLGIGLYVIVWFQALLGFLRPPRGGKARRKWFLGHWISGTSIAILGIINIYTGLHAYTKKTSTSAKLWTILFTAQLSSIVLFYLVQDKWSYIQSQTTFNRNQSVDHNSNISAAENGHVEEVDEIKQSY, from the exons ATGATAATCAAAGCTAAACTATGTATTCTTTGTTTCCACTTCAAACCACATGAAATCATGGACATTCATCATCacctcttcttcactctcctccttctccttcttcccctAAGCTCCGCTCAAGAAAACACCAGAAGCTTGGTCATTGATGTCAATGGTCCAGTCGAAACTTCTCCTATCTCCGAG AAACTAAATCCAAAGCTTGTGTACGAAATCAAAGTGCATGGCTTTATGCTTTGGGCATCGATGGGTGTTTTGATGCCAATTGGTATAATCTCTATCAGATTAATGTCTATCAAAGACCAATCTTCAATCACTCTTCGAcgactcttctttcttcatgtctCTTCTCAG ATGGTTGCAGTGATACTTGTGACAATAGGGGCAATCATGTCAGTAAAAAACTTCAACAATTCGTTCAATAATCATCACCAACGGCTAGGAATTGGACTTTATGTCATCGTGTGGTTCCAAGCTCTTCTTGGCTTCCTCCGACCTCCAAG GGGAGGAAAAGCTAGAAGGAAGTGGTTTTTAGGACACTGGATATCAGGAACATCAATTGCTATTCTTGGGATAATAAACATATACACAGGGTTACACGCTTACACCAAGAAGACATCAACAAGTGCTAAGCTTTGGACTATACTCTTCACTGCACAACTCTCTTCTATTGTTTTGTTCTATCTTGTCCAAGATAAGTGGTCTTACATCCAAAGCCAAACTACCTTTAACAGAAATCAATCCGTTGATCATAACAGCAACATCTCAGCCGCAGAGAATGGCCATGTAGAGGAGGTCGACGAAATTAAACAAAGCTATTAG
- the LOC104786543 gene encoding switch-associated protein 70 → MASNGASPRIVDATENSLEKIKRQLASGSGRNLLQGPLFKRSETLRKWNERWVILDPTTGKMEYKTRRNEPTIKGTIVFDENSTISVSPVNFQGLPKYNGCCIYIGTPQKKDYFLCAETPGAAKAWVTTLHATQLVLKAHKEAVESLSGSGSATLGTVATVVAAANSTALECSREIQAAMQISLRNALKITANKPIDGPLDDLTIMKETLRVKDEELQNLARELRSRDSMIKEIADKLSETAEAAVGAASAAHTMDEQRKIVCLEFERLTKDSERQQEAAKLKLKELEEKTSTLSKEKDKLIKERDSALQEAHMWRSELGKARERVVILEGAVVRAEEKVRVAEASGEAKAKEASQREAAAWTEKQELLAYVNVLQTQLQRQELETKQVCEEKTESTNGEASLPMTKETEKNVDKACLSISRTASIPGESVVHMSEEQVVNAQPPVGENEWNDIQATEARVSDVREISTETDRDRRNNMDIPVVTPETNVPRNDPPSESFHHQP, encoded by the exons ATGGCTTCCAACGGCGCTTCTCcg AGAATTGTTGACGCTACAGAGAACAGCTTAGAGAAGATCAAGCGGCAATTAGCATCTGGCTCTGGTCGGAACTTGCTACAAGGACCTCTTTTTAAGCGATCTGAAACT CTGAGAAAATGGAATGAAAGATGGGTGATACTTGATCCAACAACAGGGAAAATGGAGTATAA GACAAGACGAAACGAACCAACTATCAAAGGAACAATTGTGTTTGACGAAAATAGCACAATCTCCGTCTCTCCTGTCAACTTCCA gGGACTTCCAAAATATAATGGTTGCTGTATTT ATATTGGTACCCCACAGAAGAAAGATTACTTTTTGTGTGCAGAGACTCCTGGTGCTGCTAAAGCTTGGGTTACAACTTTACA TGCGACACAGCTAGTCCTAAAGGCCCATAAGGAGGCTGTCGAATCTCTAAGCGGAAGTGGTTCTGCAACACTTGGTACCGTTGCAACCGTTGTTGCTGCTGCCAATTCAACAGCATTGGAATGTTCCAGAGAAATTCAAGCAGCAATGCAGATCTCCTTGAGGAATGCATTGAAAATAACGGCAAATAAACCGATCGATGGACCTCTAGATGATTTAACAATAATGAAG GAAACTCTGCGTGTCAAAGATGAAGAATTACAGAATTTGGCGCGAGAACTTCGCTCTCGTGACTCAATGATAAAGGAGATAGCAGATAAGCTATCTGAAACGGCTGAAGCAGCTGTAGGTGCAGCATCCGCAGCTCATACAATGGATGAACAAAGGAAAATCGTTTGCTTGGAATTTGAGCGCTTAACTAAAGATTCTGAGAGACAGCAAGAAGCCGCGAAATTGAAG CTTAAGGAATTGGAAGAGAAGACATCTACTCTGAGTAAGGAAAAGGATAAATTGATAAAGGAAAGAGACTCTGCCCTCCAAGAAGCACATATGTGGCGATCTGAGCTTGGAAAAGCCAGAGAGCGTGTTGTCATACTTGAAGGAGCTGTTGTGAGAGCGGAAGAGAAAGTGAGAGTTGCAGAAGCAAGTGGTGAAGCAAAAGCAAAGGAAGCTTCTCAGAGAGAGGCAGCTGCTTGGACAGAGAAGCAAGAGCTTTTAGCATATGTGAATGTGTTACAAACTCAGCTTCAAAG GCAGGAACTAGAGACGAAGCAAGTGTGTGAGGAGAAGACTGAGTCTACTAACGGCGAAGCATCTCTTCCAATGACAAAGGAAACAGAAAAGAATGTGGACAAAGCATGTCTGAGCATTTCAAGAACAGCCTCTATACCGGGAGAGAGTGTAGTCCATATGAGTGAAGAGCAGGTAGTAAACGCTCAGCCTCCGGTTGGGGAAAACGAATGGAATGATATTCAGGCAACAGAGGCAAGAGTTTCTGACGTAAGAGAAATATCCACAGAGACTGATCGGGACAGAAGGAACAACATGGATATCCCGGTAGTGACTCCTGAAACTAATGTTCCACGCAATGATCCGCCTTCAGAATCTTTTCATCATCAGCCTTGA
- the LOC104786545 gene encoding glutathione S-transferase F10-like, with amino-acid sequence MVLTIYAPLFASSKRAVVTLVEKGVPFETVHVDLMKGEHRKPEYIAIQPFGKIPVLTDGDYKIFESRAIMRYVAEKYRSQGPDLLGKTIEERGQVEQWLDVEATSYHPPLLALTLNIVFAPLMGFPADENVIKESEEKLGEVLDVYEAQLSKNEYLAGDFVSLADLAHLPFTEYLVNEIGKAYLIKDRKHVSAWWDKISSRPAWKEVCEKYALPLSALPL; translated from the exons atggtgTTGACGATCTATGCTCCTTTATTCGCTTCATCAAAACGAGCTGTGGTGACATTAGTGGAGAAGGGTGTACCATTCGAAACCGTCCATGTCGATCTCATGAAAGGAGAACATAGAAAGCCTGAGTATATCGCCATCCAG CCTTTTGGTAAAATCCCTGTGCTCACAGATGGAGACTACAAAATCTTCG AGTCGCGTGCCATCATGAGGTACGTAGCAGAGAAGTACAGATCACAAGGACCTGATCTTTTGGGGAAGACAATCGAAGAGAGAGGACAAGTAGAGCAATGGCTTGACGTTGAGGCAACTAGCTACCACCCACCACTATTGGCTTTAACGCTCAACATCGTCTTTGCACCGCTTATGGGCTTTCCTGCTGATGAGAATGTTATTAAGGAGAGCGAAGAGAAGCTTGGAGAAGTGCTTGATGTCTACGAAGCTCAGCTTTCCAAGAACGAATACTTAGCTGGTGATTTCGTGAGTCTAGCTGATTTAGCTCACCTTCCTTTCACCGAGTACCTTGTTAATGAGATCGGCAAGGCTTATTTGATCAAAGATAGGAAGCATGTGAGTGCGTGGTGGGACAAGATTAGTAGCCGTCCTGCGTGGAAGGAGGTTTGTGAGAAGTATGCGTTACCTCTTTCTGCGTTACCTCTTTAA
- the LOC104786547 gene encoding glutathione S-transferase F9 produces the protein MVLTVYGPHFASPKRALVTLIEKGVAFETVPVDLLKGEQKQPAYLALQPFGTVPAVVDGDYKIFESRAVMRYVAEKYKSQGPDLLGKTVEDRGQVEQWLDVEATTYHPPLLNLTLHVVFASAMGFPSDEKVIKDSEAQLSAVLDVYEAHLSKSKYLAGDFVSLADLAHLPFTDYLVGPIGKAYMIKDRKHVSAWWDDISSRPAWKETLAKFSLPG, from the exons atggtgCTAACGGTGTACGGACCTCACTTTGCTTCACCGAAGAGAGCTTTGGTAACACTGATCGAGAAGGGTGTCGCCTTCGAAACCGTCCCCGTCGATCTCTTGAAAGGAGAACAGAAACAGCCTGCTTATCTCGCTCTACAG CCTTTTGGTACTGTTCCTGCTGTTGTCGACGGTGACTACAAAATCTTCG AGTCGCGTGCGGTGATGAGGTACGTAGCAGAGAAGTATAAGTCTCAAGGACCTGATCTTTTGGGGAAAACCGTTGAAGACAGGGGTCAGGTTGAGCAATGGCTTGACGTGGAAGCGACCACATACCACCCACCGCTATTGAACCTGACGCTGCACGTAGTGTTCGCATCAGCTATGGGATTCCCATCTGATGAGAAGGTGATTAAGGATAGTGAAGCGCAACTATCCGCTGTTCTTGATGTCTACGAGGCACATCTCTCGAAGAGCAAGTACTTGGCCGGTGATTTCGTGAGTTTGGCTGATTTGGCTCACCTCCCCTTCACTGATTACTTGGTTGGTCCTATTGGGAAGGCTTACATGATCAAAGATAGGAAGCACGTGAGTGCGTGGTGGGATGATATTAGCAGCCGTCCTGCGTGGAAGGAGACTCTTGCCAAGTTTTCACTCCCGGGTTAA